CTCGTAGGAACCCTGTACTTCAGGCAAGCGTTCGCGCTGTCGCCCGGCCAGACCGGGCTGATGCTCGCGCTGTTTTTCGCCCCGTTCGCGCTCTTCCAGTACCCCTTCGGCGTGCTCTCGGATCGGATCGGTCGGACGATTCCGGTGCTGGCGGGGTCGACGCTTTACGGGCTGGCCGTGATCGGCGTCGGCTTCGCGCCGACGGTACTCATGGCGGGTGCGGCGATGGTCGGCGTCGGCGTCATCGGCGCGCTGATGGCGCCCGCGACGATGGCGCTCGTGACCGACCTGGCGCCCGACGCAGAGCGCGGCGTCGCGATGGCCGCGTTCAACGCCTTCGGGAGCCTCGGCTTCCTGGCCGGCGTGCTCGTCGGCGGCACCGTCGCCGACGAAGTCGGCTATCTCGCCGCCTTCCTCACCGTCGGCGGGCTGGAGGTCGCGGTCGCGACGCTCGCGATCCCGGCCTTCCTGCGGCTGGGGCTCACCGATCTGGATTCACGTGTGCCGGAGTGAGAAGTCGCGTCAGTCGTCGAGCTGGTTCTGGACCGCCTGGGACATCTGGGCGCGCACGTCCTCGGGGATCTCGTCGGCGTCCATGCTGGAGACGAACTCGGGGACGCCCGACCCGAACTCGGGGTCGAACAGCTGGAGGGCGGTGTTGATGGTCGTCCAGTCGTCCTCCTCCGCGGCGTCGCGCAGGCTCTGGGTCGGCGGGGCGAGCAACTGCCCGACCAGGGCATCGGCCATCGATTCGACGACCTGGCGTTCTTCGTCGTCCAGGTCCAGTTTCTCGAGGGCGGTCGACACCTCGCGGGCCTTCATCCGCTCTGCGCTCTCGTACATGCCCGCGATGACCTGATCGGCCCGCTTGCGCTTGTACTGGGTGAGCAGGTGCTCGAACTCCTCGTCGACCATCCCCTCGACGACCTCGGCGGCTGCCTCACGCTGCTTGCGCGAGGCCGTCGTCACCGACTCCAGGGCGTCCATGTCCTGCACGGTGACGTCGTCGGCCTCGTCGGCCGCCGGCGGGACGTCCCGGGGCTGCGCGAGGTCGATCACGAAGGTGTCCCCCGCGCGGTCGAGTTCGTCGACGCCGACCACGTGCTCGGGACTGCCGGTCGCCGTGATGACCAGATCCGCGCGCTCGATGGCCGTCGTGACGCCGTTGAGCCCCAGCGCCTCGCCGTCCACGTCCAGCCGTTCCACGAGGTGCTCGGCGTGGGGAACGGTCCGATTCGCCACGAGGACCTCCTCGACCGTCCCGTCGAGGGCCTTCGCGACGAGCGACCCCATCTCGCCGGCGCCGACGACCAGCGCCGTCGCCGATTCGAGGTCGCGCTCCCGGTCCGCGAGGTTGACGGCGGCGCTGCCCAGCGACACCGTCCCCTCGTTGATCGCCGTCTCCGTCCGGGCGCGCTCGCCGGTGTGGATGGCCTTCGTCACGCCGTTTTCCAGCACCGGCCCGATCGCACCCACGCCGCGGGCGTCCTCGTAGGCGTCTCTGATCTGTCCGAGAATCTGGTCCTCGCCGAGCACGAGCGACTCGAGGCCCGCCGCCACCCGCAGGAGGTGGCGCAGGCTCTCTTCGTGCCCCATCTCGACGACCGCGTCGTCGGCCACGTCCGCCCGGTAGCGCTCGAGGGCCGCCCGGCCCACCGAGCGCTCGGCGGTCACGACGTAGGCCTCCGCGCGGTTGCACGTCTGGAGGACGTAGGCCTCCTCGACGCCCGAGCGCGAGAGCAGCGACTCGACGGCCCGGCGCTGGGACTCTGTACAGGCCGCTTCGATGTCGTCGACGCTCGCGGTCCCGTGCGCCACGCTGACGCCAGAGATCACGCCGGCTCCGTGTATCACTCTCGATCACCCGCCACGTCGGCAATCACGTCCTCTGCCACTTGCCGTGCTTTGGTCCTGCCACTATCTAAATGCTTCCAAACGTCCCCGGATCGCACGACCGCCCGAATCGCGTCCCGCCGCACCGCCGGTTCCATCCCCTCGTCTTGTAGTGCCGCCCGCAACTCCCCCGACAGCGCCGCCATCTCGCCGCTGCCCTCGATCTCGGCTTCGATCCGCTGGCGGAGATACCGGCTCAGCGCCGGACTCGTCCCGCCCGTCGAGACCGCGACCGTCACCGGCCCGTCCCGGACCGTCGCCGGCACGACCACGCTCCCCGGGTCGCGCTCGCCGTGTTCGTCCGTCCGGTTGACCAGCGCGCCCGCGTCCCGGGCGGCCCGGTCGATCGCCGCGTTCAGGTCGCCGTCGTCCGTCGCGGCCACCACCAGCGCCGGCTCCGCGTCGGCGATCCAGTCCGCGACGTCGTCGGCGTCCGGCGTCGCCCTGATTCGCTCCGCTCCGCCGAAGTCCGCGTCCGAAAAGGAAGGACTGACCACGAGCACCTCGGCTTCGCGAGCGAATCGTCTGGCTTTCCGTGCGCCGACAGAGCCGCCACCGAAGACCAGCACCGTCGCGCCCGAAAAGTCGTGCAGCAGCGGAATCATATGCCACCTTTTTCATCGTCGGGGTGGGGCCGCCCGGGCGGACCACCCCCCGACAAAACAGGGGGGCAAAGCCGGGGGGGGGGGGGGGGGGCGCCCGGGTGCTGTGCTTGGTGACCGTGACGACTCCCTACCATCAGTCGTCGGCTTCCTCCGGGCTCGCGGTATTGGCCGCCGCGCGCTCGTCGATCCGGATACCGGTCTTCTTGAGGATCCGGGTCGAGAACAGCGTGTCCCAGTCGTCGTCGGTCACGTCCCAGAACTCGGCCATCCGGTCCCGGACCTGCGCGACGCGGCGCTCGCTCTCTTCCTCGGTCCGGCCGTGGGTCATCGCGAAGAAGTTGTACGGCCAGACGCCCTCGTGGCGGGGCCGCTCGTAACAGTGCGTGACGAAGTCGAGCGACGCGATCGCCGGGCCGACCTCGTCGACGACCTCGTCGGGCACGTCCCAGACGGTCATGCCGTTCTCGGTGTACCCCAGCGCGTAGTGGTTGGGGATCACGCCGACACGGCGGACCTTCCCCTCCGCGTCGAACCGTTTGATCGTCGAAAGCACCCAGTCGACGTCCTCGTCGAGCGCGTCGGCCACGTCCCGATAGGGCGTCGGCGAGATCGGCAACCCGTCCTGAATCTCCAGGACGAGATCGAGTTCCCGCGGTGTCAGGGACGAACGCTCGGTCGGGGTGACCTCGGGCCCGAGAGCCGAGAGGTCGACGTCGCCCTCGGGAATCGGGCCGTCGAGGAGGAACTTCGCCTCGACGCGGAACTCCTGCTGTTTGGGGAGATTGTACGTCTCCTGTCCCGTATCCGCCTCGATCGCCGCGAGCACGTCCGCGACCGCGTCGGCGTCCGCGACGCTGACGACGAACCACATGTTGAGGTGGGGGTGTTCGCGCTCGTAGTTGTGCGCCACCGCGTCGTAGTCGTTGACCAGGTCGGCGACCTCGTCGAAGCGGTCCTCGGGCGCGTGCATGGCCACCAGCGTGGCCGCACCACCGATCTCTTCGGCGTTGATCAGCGCGCCGAACCGGGTCAGGACGCCGTCCTCGTCCAGGTCCCGGACGTGCGCGAACAGTTCGTCCGCGTCGACCTCGACGCCGCGGTCCCGGAGCGCGTCGGCCGCCGGCTCGAAGGGTCGCTCCACGACGGGGAACCCGCCCTGGAAGGCGTTGACGATCGCCCGGTCGACCCGCGCGAGATCCTCGCTCATACCCGGTTCTCGGGACCGGGCGGGGATAAATCCGCGCTTGTCGGCCCGCGATCAGGCCGGCTCTTCCACGCTCTCCACGGTGTATCCGTCCTCGCGAACGGCTGCGACGAGGGAGTCCTGATCGGCGTCGGCCTCGTAGTAGAAGACGATCTTGAACCGCTCCTCGCGGAGGAGCTGCTGGCACTCCCAGACGAACTCGTCGCCGTCGAGGGTGAGTCCCTGGTGCTGGTTCAGGCCGAAGTCGGGGTCGTCGTTGCCGGAGTAGACGTAGGTGTCCTTCGGGTCGACGCCAGCGTGTTCCGCGATGTGCTCGCCGATCTCGATCGTCGTCTCGTGGAGCGACGCCTCGTCGTCGCTGCCCAGTTCGGTGTGGACGATCAGCCCCGCGAGTTCGATCTCGCCGGGTTCGAGCAGCGCCTCGGCCCGCTGGTACAGGTCGGGATCGATCGGGTCCTGCGCGTTCATTACTCGATCCTGGTCCGCGCTGCCCCATACCTCTCACGGTCTCCGGCGGCTTTCCGGCGCGGCCGCTCTCCCAGGTCGCGTTTCGGGGCCAGCGGCCCCGCACGGTACCGCGGGTTCACCTTACAGGCGGGTGAGGTTCTCGGCGCGCGGGCCCTTGTCGGCCTGCACGATGTCGAACTCCACTTCCTGCCCCTCTTCGAGGTCCGGGCCGCCGACGTCTTCCATGTGGAAGAAGACGTCTTCGTCCGCGTCCTCGGTGTCGATGAAGCCGTACCCGCCCGTGTCGTTGAAGAAGTCGACTGTTCCCGTCGCCATGGTTACAGTCGCTCCAGGTTCTCCGCGCGGGGGCCTTTGTCGGCCTGGACGATGTCGAACTCGACTTCCTGACCTTCCTCTAGGTCCGGGCCGCCGACGTCTTCCATGTGGAAGAACACGTCTTCGTCCGCGTCTTCTGTGTCGATGAATCCGTAACCGCCAGTGTCGTTGAAGAAATCAACCGTACCGGTCGCCATTGCACCTACGTAGAGGACGTCACCGTATTAAAAGCCTGCGGGTCACCCCCTCGAAGGCCCCCAGGGACAAGATTCTTATCACGGGCGAAGAACATTTATATAATGCTCTCGTGGGTGCGCCAGCAGGCTCTTTCGGGGTACGAACGGCTGTTGCGGTGGGAGCTGTCGGGGACGCCGGACCACGTCGCGGTGATCCAGGACGGGAACCGCCGGTACGCCCGCAAGGAGGGCGAGAAGACGACCGACGGCCACCGGGCGGGCGCCCAGACCACCGAGGCGCTGCTCAACTGGTGTGACGAACTCGGCGTGCAGGAGCTGACGCTCTATACCTTCTCGACGGAGAACTTCGACCGCCCGGTGAACCAGCGCGAGGCCCTCTTCGACCTCATCGAGGAGAAGCTCTACGAGTTCGCCGACGCCGACCGCGTCCACGAGGGCGAGGTCAAGATCCGCGCCATCGGCGAGACGCAGGACCTCCCCGGTCGGGTTCGAACCGCCGCACAGTACGCCGAGGGGCGAACCCGCGAGTACGACAGCCTCCAGCTGAACATCGCGCTGGCCTACGGCGGCCGCGCGGAACTGCTCGGGGCCGCCCGCGACGTGGCCCGCGACGTGGCCTACGGCGACCTCGAGCCGGCCGCCATCGACGTCGAGACGATCGAGCGCCGCCTCTACGAGGGGCCCTCCCGGGACGTGGACCTCATCATCCGGACCGGCGGCGACGAGCGCACGAGCAACTTCCTGCCCTGGCACGCCAACGGCAACGAGGCCGCCGTCTTCTTCTGTACGCCCTACTGGCCCGAGTTCCGGAAGGTCGACTTCCTCCGTGCCATCCGCACCTACGAGTCACGCGAGGAGTCCTGGCGGACCGCTCGGGCGAAGCGCGCGCTCGCACTGGTTCGTGCCATGGGGAGCGCCGAACTCGACGAAGCCCGGTCGATCCTCCGCCGGTTCCGCGACACCCTCCCCAGCCGCGAACGGAAACGCCTGGAGGAAGAGGAGATCGACCCCGAACCGGACCCCGCGGCGGACTGAGAACTGGTTCGGCCTCTGCGATTCCTCCCTACGGTCACTCTCCGAACCTGCGCTGCCGATCCTGAAAGTCCCGGATCGCCCGGAGGTAGTCCCGTTTCCGGAAGTCCCGCCAGTTCACGTCGGTGAAGTACAGTTCCGAGTAGACCGACTGCCAGATCATGAAATCGGAGAGCCGTTCGGCCCCGGTCTTGATCACGAGGTCGGGATCGGTCGGGAAGACCAGCCGGTCCTCGATGTCGGCCTCGTCGATCTGGCCCGGATTGAGGGCGCCGGCTTCGACCTCGTCGGCGACGCCCTGGACGGCGGCGGCGAACTCGTGTTTCCCGCCGAGGCCGATGCTCACCTGGATCGGGGCGTCGGCCCGGCGGTCGTCGTCGGGGCCCCGGACGGCCATCTCCCGCGGCGCGTCGACGTCTTCGAGCGCGCGGCGGAGGGTCGGCACCGCGGCCTCGTCGAGGACGCTGACGTAGATCATGATCCGCTCGGCGCCGTACTCGACGGCCCAGTCGAAGAAGGCCTCCAGGGTCTCGTAGGCGCCCTGCTCCAGGAGGTCCCGCTCCGTGATGACGACGGCGACGTTGTCGGGCGTCGCCTCCTCGGCCCACTGGGTGCGGACCGCGAGGTACTGGTCGTAGATGCCCACGCAC
Above is a genomic segment from Halorientalis sp. LT38 containing:
- the hemA gene encoding glutamyl-tRNA reductase, with the protein product MHGAGVISGVSVAHGTASVDDIEAACTESQRRAVESLLSRSGVEEAYVLQTCNRAEAYVVTAERSVGRAALERYRADVADDAVVEMGHEESLRHLLRVAAGLESLVLGEDQILGQIRDAYEDARGVGAIGPVLENGVTKAIHTGERARTETAINEGTVSLGSAAVNLADRERDLESATALVVGAGEMGSLVAKALDGTVEEVLVANRTVPHAEHLVERLDVDGEALGLNGVTTAIERADLVITATGSPEHVVGVDELDRAGDTFVIDLAQPRDVPPAADEADDVTVQDMDALESVTTASRKQREAAAEVVEGMVDEEFEHLLTQYKRKRADQVIAGMYESAERMKAREVSTALEKLDLDDEERQVVESMADALVGQLLAPPTQSLRDAAEEDDWTTINTALQLFDPEFGSGVPEFVSSMDADEIPEDVRAQMSQAVQNQLDD
- a CDS encoding precorrin-2 dehydrogenase/sirohydrochlorin ferrochelatase family protein, with the protein product MIPLLHDFSGATVLVFGGGSVGARKARRFAREAEVLVVSPSFSDADFGGAERIRATPDADDVADWIADAEPALVVAATDDGDLNAAIDRAARDAGALVNRTDEHGERDPGSVVVPATVRDGPVTVAVSTGGTSPALSRYLRQRIEAEIEGSGEMAALSGELRAALQDEGMEPAVRRDAIRAVVRSGDVWKHLDSGRTKARQVAEDVIADVAGDRE
- a CDS encoding Lrp/AsnC family transcriptional regulator, encoding MSEDLARVDRAIVNAFQGGFPVVERPFEPAADALRDRGVEVDADELFAHVRDLDEDGVLTRFGALINAEEIGGAATLVAMHAPEDRFDEVADLVNDYDAVAHNYEREHPHLNMWFVVSVADADAVADVLAAIEADTGQETYNLPKQQEFRVEAKFLLDGPIPEGDVDLSALGPEVTPTERSSLTPRELDLVLEIQDGLPISPTPYRDVADALDEDVDWVLSTIKRFDAEGKVRRVGVIPNHYALGYTENGMTVWDVPDEVVDEVGPAIASLDFVTHCYERPRHEGVWPYNFFAMTHGRTEEESERRVAQVRDRMAEFWDVTDDDWDTLFSTRILKKTGIRIDERAAANTASPEEADD
- a CDS encoding DUF5778 family protein encodes the protein MNAQDPIDPDLYQRAEALLEPGEIELAGLIVHTELGSDDEASLHETTIEIGEHIAEHAGVDPKDTYVYSGNDDPDFGLNQHQGLTLDGDEFVWECQQLLREERFKIVFYYEADADQDSLVAAVREDGYTVESVEEPA
- a CDS encoding cold-shock protein, which produces MATGTVDFFNDTGGYGFIDTEDADEDVFFHMEDVGGPDLEEGQEVEFDIVQADKGPRAENLTRL
- a CDS encoding cold-shock protein produces the protein MATGTVDFFNDTGGYGFIDTEDADEDVFFHMEDVGGPDLEEGQEVEFDIVQADKGPRAENLERL
- the uppS gene encoding polyprenyl diphosphate synthase, which translates into the protein MLSWVRQQALSGYERLLRWELSGTPDHVAVIQDGNRRYARKEGEKTTDGHRAGAQTTEALLNWCDELGVQELTLYTFSTENFDRPVNQREALFDLIEEKLYEFADADRVHEGEVKIRAIGETQDLPGRVRTAAQYAEGRTREYDSLQLNIALAYGGRAELLGAARDVARDVAYGDLEPAAIDVETIERRLYEGPSRDVDLIIRTGGDERTSNFLPWHANGNEAAVFFCTPYWPEFRKVDFLRAIRTYESREESWRTARAKRALALVRAMGSAELDEARSILRRFRDTLPSRERKRLEEEEIDPEPDPAAD
- a CDS encoding undecaprenyl diphosphate synthase family protein, with the translated sequence MGIYDQYLAVRTQWAEEATPDNVAVVITERDLLEQGAYETLEAFFDWAVEYGAERIMIYVSVLDEAAVPTLRRALEDVDAPREMAVRGPDDDRRADAPIQVSIGLGGKHEFAAAVQGVADEVEAGALNPGQIDEADIEDRLVFPTDPDLVIKTGAERLSDFMIWQSVYSELYFTDVNWRDFRKRDYLRAIRDFQDRQRRFGE